The genomic region AGGACAAGTTGTCTACTTGAAAAGCCAAGGgagtgtaaccagtataatttatttaaatgtctatttctattgaaatctgcactatttccaacatgaaaaaataggacacactcttcacacataacgcttttcagtaagctaaagtgctttaggggtctggagtgtccatttagttCCTTGACATCATCTCATGCTTATGTGTCAAACTGTTTTGAACAGTTTGGCACTAACTGTGAGTCCTCCACCTCATTTGAGATTTCACTGCAGAAAAGTTCTCATTAGCAATATTAATTTTGTCTACGTTTTTCAAACTTCACCAGTTGAGAATGTCAGTTGATAGCTCCAAGCAACTGAATTCTGTCTAAAGACAATTGGAATTGATATTGCTAATAAAGAAGGGGAGATATATCTGCTTTAGCGATATCTCTAGTGAGGAGTAGTACCACAGATATACAAGGAACCCACTGTCATTATCGAATCATTTGAAAACAGTTTGACACATAAATGTGGGACAGTATTAGGAGACTCCTGCCACCATAttcactacagcaggctgtagtgtttACAGTGGTACGAGTGCtgctttaattaaaataaataaataaatgttttatgtgaCAGATCCACACTATTTAACATGAGTACCATCCATGTCAGAATCATGTCAGGTAGGTAATTATAAACCATgccttaattaattaaataatttgatGCTCTTTTTTTAATGAAGTGACAGTACATGTTTTTCACTTTGTATGGGTAATTAATGAAATAACCTAAGGTATTTCACAAGAACTCTTCATTAGTAAGGCACATGTAAACTTGTAATCTTTGACGAAACAACGACATCCAAAGTGTTGAAATAACCCTACCTGTGGTATCGCTATCCATGTTGAAGTGCTCTCAACGTCATTCACAACTGCTCCTGTCAAAGTGCTCTGACATCCTACATTTCCATGGGCAACAGTCAGATTATCAGAGGTTGGCTTCAGATACATCACTTCTGAATGGGAAGAACTCAGGGGCAAGCTGGTTTGATAATCAAAATACATTGGTGATGTCACAAGTGATGGACTACTCACGACATTCATTGCATGCCTTTCTTCTACCTCACTCTGCACCAACATTATGTCATTTTTGttgagttttttcttttttcttttcacataCGGCGGTTCTGCTTTTCTGTTGTATAGGCCTAATTCTTTACTTTCCTTTTTGCACTTAACAATAATGGTGACCATTGCAGCAAGCAGTAAAATAGAAATGGTGATTAGAGTAATAATAACAGGTAAATAAACATCCCAGTCCTTGTGGTCTTCAGACAAACTTGTCTCTCCTTCTGGAAAACAGGCAGCATCTGTTTTTAATACGAGCTTTGCTATGGTTGAAAGTGATGGTTTTCCATTGTCTGTTACTTTGACAATCAGCTCTACTACAGGAGTGATATCCTCCCAATAGGGATTTAGAAGCCTTATCTCTCCGGTTACAGGATCTAGGTCAAAGAGATGGTCTTCATTCCCATGGAGAATTTCATATGTCAGTCGGCCACTTTCTCCAAAATCAATATCCATTGCTTTTACTGTGCTTACAATGTGTCCCATGCCAACATTTCGAGGTACATGGATCTCTGCTGTATCATTCTGCAATGTCGGCAAAACAATGACTGGTGCATTATTATTAACATCTAGTATAACCACTTTAACGGTTGTATTACTTTCTAAAGGAGGGAAACCTAAATCTTTTGCAAGAACTTTAAATTCAAAATATTTTGTAAGTTCATAATAGAAAGTCCTAAGAGCATAAATTGCTCCATTTGTGGGATTTACAGACACATAAGTGTACACCGAAACACCATCAATATATGATGGAAGGATTGAGTAAGAAACAGTACCATTCTGCCCTAAATCTGGATCATGTGCCAAGACAGTCGCTAAATACTCCCCAGGAATGTTGTTTGCTGAAACCTTCAACACATACATAGCTTTAGAGAAACGCGGTGGGTTGTCATTTTCATCCAAAATTTTTACAATGAAAGATATTGTGGAATTAAGAGGAGGGCTGCCATTATCTCTGGCAATTATGGTTACGTTGTATTCATCTTGTATCTCACGATCAAGGGGCCTGCTTGTTACAACAGTATAGAAATTGTCATAATTATCTTCAAGCTTGAAAGGTACGTTGCCAAGAACTCTGCACTGCAATTGTCCATTTTTCCCAGAGTCTTTATCAGTAACTCTGACTAATGCAATGACTGTATCAGGGAGAGAGGCCTCGCTAATTGCTCCTGGACGAACTGATACAAAACTAATTGATGGACTATTATCATTTTTGTCAGTAACCTTAACGGTTATTTTGCAGTGCACAGGTATAGGATTGGGCCCTTGATCTTCTGCCTGTACATCAATTTCAATGAGCCCATTTTCTTCATAATCTAAGTTGCCTTTTACTTGTATCAAACCACTTTTAGAGTCAATTGAGAAAAGTTCCCAGACTCGATCTGAAGCGTAGCCACTAAATGAGTACATAATTTCCCCATTCAAGCCTTCATCTGCATCGGTAGCATTAAGATCAATAATAACTTTACCTAAAGGTGAATTTTCTGCAATATCCACAGTATAAGATTttgcttcaaaaactggactgtTGTCGTTGGAATCTATAACTTTGACATTTATTAGCATAGTGGCTGATTTGGGAGGATTACCTCCgtcaacagcaatcaaaatgagtTTGTGATGAGACTGCTCCTCTCTGTCTAGGGATTTTTGAATAACAAGTTCAGGAACTTTTGTACCATCACTTCTGGATTTTATATCCAAAGAAAACAAACTAGAATCACCCTGCATAATCATGTAATTTTTCAAGTCATTATCTCCTAAATCTGGATCTTGTGCTGTTGTCAGGGGAAACCGTGTTCCAGGTGATGCATTTTCTGAAATATCAATATCAATCTGCTCAGACGGAAAAGTAGGCGGATTATCATTAATGTCCAATATTTCCACTTTAATCATACATATCTCTTTATCATTCGCAAAAACCTCTAGGGAAATCAGACACTTAGGACTTTTGCGGCATAGTGTCTCCCGGTCAATGCGCTGTTTTGTGTACAACAGCCCATTATCCTGATCCACGCCCAGCAACTGTGGGGCAGAATTCTCCAACACTCTAAAATTAGTTTTCTTCCCTTTCTCTGGTAAGTCTAGGTGAGcgtcattgttaatattgccaaTAACAGCCCTTGCTCCTCGTTCTTCTGAAATTGTATAATTTAATGTTCTTAAAGCTTGAGAAAGACCCCAAATGgagtatacaaaataaatagaaaggtACATCCCAGAGGACATTTGTTTGCACATTTGCTAATTTTGCAATTATAAGTAATGTCCCAAAacaagaaagaaaggaaaaatagtGATACTATAAAGATAAGTCGGTGTTAATTAGTTCGATATGAGGATAAAGTTGAGTGAGACTGTATTAGAAGATTGATTTCTGTTTCCAAGAAAATCACCCTTTCCTATCTCCAGAGCTATAAAAACAGCTGATAATTATCTTTTCCAGAGAAGATTAGACATACTTCAATCTGCTGTTCAACTTGGAAGCAGAGTGtgaattatattttaaataggTCATTACATAAAACAATCAAGACGGCTAGCCTATTGACAGTGTCCAAAGCTGAATTAAAAGATGTCCAGTACTTTCAGTAGATCGTTATTAGTCAAAACCATGTTATAATCTTTAAAACAGCTTCTGAATTTAAACATCTAATCATAGATTGGCTGCCAGCTGTCGTCTAAAAGAAAttgtctttttttctattttccttcACATTCTTTTTTTCTCAAGCAGATATTCATGAATATTAAATAATGCAGGGATTTGCAGATTATCTGGGAAAAATCCAAACTGCAAAGACCTATCAAAGTTGATCATCAATTGCAAAGTATTACAATCACAGCTTGGATTCAGTCATTTCACACTTGGGCTTTTTTTCAGTAAGGCCAGTAGCCACATCAGCTTACAACTGACAATTGTATTCAGTTGAATTCCAGTTTTCATTCTGTAGTCTGGAACAAATCAACGGGCAAACCATGGCTGGATGCACAGATTATAAAACGGAAAAAAGAATCACAGTTGAATAGAGAACAGTTGCTG from Pelobates fuscus isolate aPelFus1 chromosome 1, aPelFus1.pri, whole genome shotgun sequence harbors:
- the PCDH17 gene encoding protocadherin-17 isoform X1, producing the protein MCKQMSSGMYLSIYFVYSIWGLSQALRTLNYTISEERGARAVIGNINNDAHLDLPEKGKKTNFRVLENSAPQLLGVDQDNGLLYTKQRIDRETLCRKSPKCLISLEVFANDKEICMIKVEILDINDNPPTFPSEQIDIDISENASPGTRFPLTTAQDPDLGDNDLKNYMIMQGDSSLFSLDIKSRSDGTKVPELVIQKSLDREEQSHHKLILIAVDGGNPPKSATMLINVKVIDSNDNSPVFEAKSYTVDIAENSPLGKVIIDLNATDADEGLNGEIMYSFSGYASDRVWELFSIDSKSGLIQVKGNLDYEENGLIEIDVQAEDQGPNPIPVHCKITVKVTDKNDNSPSISFVSVRPGAISEASLPDTVIALVRVTDKDSGKNGQLQCRVLGNVPFKLEDNYDNFYTVVTSRPLDREIQDEYNVTIIARDNGSPPLNSTISFIVKILDENDNPPRFSKAMYVLKVSANNIPGEYLATVLAHDPDLGQNGTVSYSILPSYIDGVSVYTYVSVNPTNGAIYALRTFYYELTKYFEFKVLAKDLGFPPLESNTTVKVVILDVNNNAPVIVLPTLQNDTAEIHVPRNVGMGHIVSTVKAMDIDFGESGRLTYEILHGNEDHLFDLDPVTGEIRLLNPYWEDITPVVELIVKVTDNGKPSLSTIAKLVLKTDAACFPEGETSLSEDHKDWDVYLPVIITLITISILLLAAMVTIIVKCKKESKELGLYNRKAEPPYVKRKKKKLNKNDIMLVQSEVEERHAMNVVSSPSLVTSPMYFDYQTSLPLSSSHSEVMYLKPTSDNLTVAHGNVGCQSTLTGAVVNDVESTSTWIAIPQTDNFPTEPNYMGSRQQFVQSSSTFKDPERASLRDSGHGDSDQADSDQDTNKGSCCDMSVREALKMKTTTVKCQSLEQDPCCKNVDRCNAKSVCKTVCTEQEECINCTDECRVLGHSDRCWMPQFPTTNPVENADYRTNLFVPTVEAHVETETYETVNPTGKKTFCTFGKDKREHTILIANVKPYLKAKRALSPLLQEGPSASSSPTKTCIEPCASTKGPLNGCEIKSGVLAETTNPYLSSDSQFISPTKQTKDPQYIASDPMARVFADVHSRVSRDSSEMDVVLEQLEHSNRDMGRESVDAEEVVREIDKLLQDCRGSEPVAVRK
- the PCDH17 gene encoding protocadherin-17 isoform X3 — protein: MCKQMSSGMYLSIYFVYSIWGLSQALRTLNYTISEERGARAVIGNINNDAHLDLPEKGKKTNFRVLENSAPQLLGVDQDNGLLYTKQRIDRETLCRKSPKCLISLEVFANDKEICMIKVEILDINDNPPTFPSEQIDIDISENASPGTRFPLTTAQDPDLGDNDLKNYMIMQGDSSLFSLDIKSRSDGTKVPELVIQKSLDREEQSHHKLILIAVDGGNPPKSATMLINVKVIDSNDNSPVFEAKSYTVDIAENSPLGKVIIDLNATDADEGLNGEIMYSFSGYASDRVWELFSIDSKSGLIQVKGNLDYEENGLIEIDVQAEDQGPNPIPVHCKITVKVTDKNDNSPSISFVSVRPGAISEASLPDTVIALVRVTDKDSGKNGQLQCRVLGNVPFKLEDNYDNFYTVVTSRPLDREIQDEYNVTIIARDNGSPPLNSTISFIVKILDENDNPPRFSKAMYVLKVSANNIPGEYLATVLAHDPDLGQNGTVSYSILPSYIDGVSVYTYVSVNPTNGAIYALRTFYYELTKYFEFKVLAKDLGFPPLESNTTVKVVILDVNNNAPVIVLPTLQNDTAEIHVPRNVGMGHIVSTVKAMDIDFGESGRLTYEILHGNEDHLFDLDPVTGEIRLLNPYWEDITPVVELIVKVTDNGKPSLSTIAKLVLKTDAACFPEGETSLSEDHKDWDVYLPVIITLITISILLLAAMVTIIVKCKKESKELGLYNRKAEPPYVKRKKKKLNKNDIMLVQSEVEERHAMNVVSSPSLVTSPMYFDYQTSLPLSSSHSEVMYLKPTSDNLTVAHGNVGCQSTLTGAVVNDVESTSTWIAIPQTDNFPTEPNYMGSRQQFVQSSTFKDPERASLRDSGHGDSDQADSDQDTNKGSCCDMSVREALKMKTTTVKCQSLEQDPCCKNVDRCNAKSVCKTVCTEQEECINCTDECRVLGHSDRCWMPQFPTTNPVENADYRTNLFVPTVEAHVETETYETVNPTGKKTFCTFGKDKREHTILIANVKPYLKAKRALSPLLQEGPSASSSPTKTCIEPCASTKGPLNGCEIKSGVLAETTNPYLSSDSQFISPTKQTKDPQYIASDPMARVFADVHSRVSRDSSEMDVVLEQLEHSNRDMGRESVDAEEVVREIDKLLQDCRGSEPVAVRK
- the PCDH17 gene encoding protocadherin-17 isoform X5; protein product: MCKQMSSGMYLSIYFVYSIWGLSQALRTLNYTISEERGARAVIGNINNDAHLDLPEKGKKTNFRVLENSAPQLLGVDQDNGLLYTKQRIDRETLCRKSPKCLISLEVFANDKEICMIKVEILDINDNPPTFPSEQIDIDISENASPGTRFPLTTAQDPDLGDNDLKNYMIMQGDSSLFSLDIKSRSDGTKVPELVIQKSLDREEQSHHKLILIAVDGGNPPKSATMLINVKVIDSNDNSPVFEAKSYTVDIAENSPLGKVIIDLNATDADEGLNGEIMYSFSGYASDRVWELFSIDSKSGLIQVKGNLDYEENGLIEIDVQAEDQGPNPIPVHCKITVKVTDKNDNSPSISFVSVRPGAISEASLPDTVIALVRVTDKDSGKNGQLQCRVLGNVPFKLEDNYDNFYTVVTSRPLDREIQDEYNVTIIARDNGSPPLNSTISFIVKILDENDNPPRFSKAMYVLKVSANNIPGEYLATVLAHDPDLGQNGTVSYSILPSYIDGVSVYTYVSVNPTNGAIYALRTFYYELTKYFEFKVLAKDLGFPPLESNTTVKVVILDVNNNAPVIVLPTLQNDTAEIHVPRNVGMGHIVSTVKAMDIDFGESGRLTYEILHGNEDHLFDLDPVTGEIRLLNPYWEDITPVVELIVKVTDNGKPSLSTIAKLVLKTDAACFPEGETSLSEDHKDWDVYLPVIITLITISILLLAAMVTIIVKCKKESKELGLYNRKAEPPYVKRKKKKLNKNDIMLVQSEVEERHAMNVVSSPSLVTSPMYFDYQTSLPLSSSHSEVMYLKPTSDNLTVAHGNVGCQSTLTGAVVNDVESTSTWIAIPQTDNFPTEPNYMGSRQQFVQSSSTFKDPERASLRDSGHGDSDQADSDQDTNKGSCCDMSVREALKMKTTTVKCQSLEQEQEECINCTDECRVLGHSDRCWMPQFPTTNPVENADYRTNLFVPTVEAHVETETYETVNPTGKKTFCTFGKDKREHTILIANVKPYLKAKRALSPLLQEGPSASSSPTKTCIEPCASTKGPLNGCEIKSGVLAETTNPYLSSDSQFISPTKQTKDPQYIASDPMARVFADVHSRVSRDSSEMDVVLEQLEHSNRDMGRESVDAEEVVREIDKLLQDCRGSEPVAVRK
- the PCDH17 gene encoding protocadherin-17 isoform X6, whose product is MCKQMSSGMYLSIYFVYSIWGLSQALRTLNYTISEERGARAVIGNINNDAHLDLPEKGKKTNFRVLENSAPQLLGVDQDNGLLYTKQRIDRETLCRKSPKCLISLEVFANDKEICMIKVEILDINDNPPTFPSEQIDIDISENASPGTRFPLTTAQDPDLGDNDLKNYMIMQGDSSLFSLDIKSRSDGTKVPELVIQKSLDREEQSHHKLILIAVDGGNPPKSATMLINVKVIDSNDNSPVFEAKSYTVDIAENSPLGKVIIDLNATDADEGLNGEIMYSFSGYASDRVWELFSIDSKSGLIQVKGNLDYEENGLIEIDVQAEDQGPNPIPVHCKITVKVTDKNDNSPSISFVSVRPGAISEASLPDTVIALVRVTDKDSGKNGQLQCRVLGNVPFKLEDNYDNFYTVVTSRPLDREIQDEYNVTIIARDNGSPPLNSTISFIVKILDENDNPPRFSKAMYVLKVSANNIPGEYLATVLAHDPDLGQNGTVSYSILPSYIDGVSVYTYVSVNPTNGAIYALRTFYYELTKYFEFKVLAKDLGFPPLESNTTVKVVILDVNNNAPVIVLPTLQNDTAEIHVPRNVGMGHIVSTVKAMDIDFGESGRLTYEILHGNEDHLFDLDPVTGEIRLLNPYWEDITPVVELIVKVTDNGKPSLSTIAKLVLKTDAACFPEGETSLSEDHKDWDVYLPVIITLITISILLLAAMVTIIVKCKKESKELGLYNRKAEPPYVKRKKKKLNKNDIMLVQSEVEERHAMNVVSSPSLVTSPMYFDYQTSLPLSSSHSEVMYLKPTSDNLTVAHGNVGCQSTLTGAVVNDVESTSTWIAIPQTDNFPTEPNYMGSRQQFVQSSSTFKDPERASLRDSGHGDSDQADSDQDTNKGSCCDMSVREALKMKTTTVKCQSLEQDPCCKNVDRCNAKSVCKTVCTASLVFKESQQQQELILARGMHKLHR